A section of the Amblyomma americanum isolate KBUSLIRL-KWMA chromosome 2, ASM5285725v1, whole genome shotgun sequence genome encodes:
- the LOC144120350 gene encoding uncharacterized protein LOC144120350, whose translation MCQPCAITASPDRALTSPVHCTLDRQLETPSPSTSSPAPAFKQLRPPASLCGLGGCGTMRSLNPFCLAMQVSKPCCLYAKKSSDYFLIQLPSPQCCLAIVTECSDVIISLLLLSGDIETNPGPASLETVVTELKKLSAGQSTLIAEVTDLKNQLLTTDNLISDLSRRISALEGHYQTIQSLRTEIESLSTHTTQATRQLCDLEDRIDEAENQSRRNNLIFYNIPDPDSSETWADSEKLLIRHCSEFLNITLDPKTIDRTHRLGRHVPDRCRPLIVKFALFKTKDEILANGRKFKDTDYSVGEDFSRRVRNVRRHLVTFAKSKSNRFSLRYKTLFIGSRRYILDEPSQSVKVIL comes from the coding sequence atgtgccagccttgcgccatcaccgcttcgcccgatcgtgcgctgacctcaccagtgcactgcaccctcgacagacagttggaaacaccatcgccatcaacatcctctcccgctccagcttttaagcagcttcggccaccggcgtcgctttgtgggctcggtggctgtggcacgatgcggtcgcttaacccgttctgcctcgccatgcaggttagtaagccatgttgtctttacgctaagaaatctagtgattactttttgatacagctgccgagcccgcaatgctgccttgccattgtcactgagtgttctgatgtcattatttccttgcttttgttgtcCGGCGACATAGAGACTAACCCCGGCCCTGCCTCACTCGAAACTGTAGTTACGGAACTTAAAAAATTGTCCGCCGGTCAGTCGACATTAATCGCGGAAGTTACAGACCTCAAAAACCAGCTACTAACAACAGACAACCTTATTTCTGATCTAAGCAGGCGCATTAGCGCTCTTGAAGGTCATTACCAAACCATacagtcactacgcacagagATAGAAAGCCTAAGCACTCATACCACCCAGGCAACTCGCCAGCTCTGTGATCTCGAGGATCGCATAGACGAAGCAGAaaaccaatcacgaagaaacaacctcATATTCTACAACATTCCGGACCCTGACTCATCTGAAACGTGGGCCGACTCTGAAAAGCTACTAATTCGCCATTGCTCCGAGTTTTTGAACATCACCCTCGACCCCAAAACAATAGACCGCACTCACCGTCTTGGGCGCCACGTACCTGATCGCTGCCGTCCGTTAATTGTCAAATTCGCACTTTTCAAAACGAAGGACGAAATTCTAGCTAATGGCCGCAAATTCAAGGACACTGACTACTccgtcggtgaagatttttcacgccgCGTTCGCAATGTGCGCAGACACCTAGTTACATTTGCCAAAAGCAAGTctaaccgtttttctttgcgatACAAAACCCTGTTCATCGGTTCCCGACGATATATCTTAGACGAACCATCGCAATCTGTAAAAGTGATACTATAG